In Gammaproteobacteria bacterium, one genomic interval encodes:
- a CDS encoding ABC transporter permease, translated as MAPIRVFTRSPLAQSSLRKLKELFFLLFSLVTLLFFLLRVAGDPALVLAGPDATEAQLAAIKAHYGLDQPLVVQYINYLWSLARLDFGISLESGRPALTVVVEALPVTLQLTVMAMLLTIAICLPLGAWLGIYQMHGSRRVANLIIFLAQGVPGFVAGLFLIQLLSVKLGWLPSIGRGGLETWVLPTLTLASFLVPKLTRVISTKVSETLSKDYIRTALAYGSSPRAVLWRHALPNALLGAVALIGAQFAYLVSGSVIVETMFAWPGLGWQLMQSTRTLDFPLVQTLAIFIAVLVFAVNTLTDMSFRFFDPRLRDTGTST; from the coding sequence ATGGCGCCAATTCGTGTTTTTACTCGGTCTCCGCTAGCACAATCCAGCCTGCGGAAACTGAAGGAGCTCTTCTTTCTGTTGTTTTCGCTGGTGACGCTGTTGTTTTTTCTGCTCCGCGTCGCCGGTGACCCAGCGCTTGTTCTGGCGGGTCCGGATGCTACTGAAGCCCAGCTGGCAGCGATCAAAGCGCACTACGGCCTCGATCAACCGCTCGTTGTGCAGTACATCAACTATCTATGGTCCTTGGCGCGCCTTGATTTCGGCATCTCGCTGGAAAGCGGTCGACCCGCATTGACAGTGGTGGTGGAAGCGCTCCCGGTAACACTTCAGTTAACCGTGATGGCAATGCTTCTCACCATTGCCATTTGTCTCCCATTAGGAGCCTGGCTTGGTATTTACCAGATGCACGGGTCTCGTCGCGTTGCGAATCTGATTATCTTTCTCGCACAGGGTGTGCCGGGATTCGTTGCCGGTCTCTTTCTCATCCAGTTGTTGTCGGTAAAACTGGGTTGGTTGCCGTCGATCGGTCGAGGCGGACTCGAAACCTGGGTGTTGCCGACACTGACACTGGCTTCCTTTCTGGTGCCCAAGCTCACGCGTGTCATCAGCACCAAGGTATCCGAGACGCTAAGCAAAGACTACATTCGCACAGCACTCGCATATGGCTCATCGCCGCGCGCAGTGCTTTGGAGGCACGCGTTGCCCAATGCGCTGCTGGGTGCGGTTGCGCTCATCGGTGCGCAGTTCGCGTACCTGGTTTCGGGCTCGGTGATCGTTGAGACGATGTTCGCATGGCCTGGTCTGGGCTGGCAGCTCATGCAGTCAACAAGAACGCTGGATTTTCCATTGGTCCAGACTCTCGCAATCTTCATTGCCGTACTGGTCTTCGCCGTCAATACGCTTACGGACATGAGCTTTCGGTTCTTCGATCCGAGGTTACGTGACACGGGGACCAGCACGTGA
- a CDS encoding long-chain fatty acid--CoA ligase translates to MSKPEIPAIQNVTAGRAVRCAAERAPEKVAISFEDRSLTYRELADRISRVAALSSEKWALGAGDRVVLLAPNCIEYAELLFGLTEMGVVVATLNPSLTSSELKKIVADCDPTLVIAHNELRDVVDSALPTETFGGNQTDLIKDIQPIDNYPAITEEHPFVIGYTSGTTGDPKGVVLSHRSRTWTLMAMGVEWGCFGPNDDFLLMTPLFHAAGFVFLAAPLMFGGTVTITRSFDVDRAITLLSTDRHTGVFLVPTMIHRMLDSLAESNIPFPGETLKTVISNAAALPQATKEKVVNQWGEGLLHETYGATEYGIVTNIRPEDQLLKEDSVGTPFANMEAQIRDQDGHVINGEGTGLLYARGPSTFSGYWRNPAETRKAVQDGWVTVGDVARRDKDGCYYIVDRAKDMVVSGGVNIYPREIEKVLMALPDVVECAVIGVPDSEWGERLRAFVVAADSARLTSSQIIEHCRNQLASAKIPRDILFTDDLPKNASGKVLKNRLRERKKREQ, encoded by the coding sequence ATGTCTAAACCAGAAATACCAGCCATTCAAAACGTAACTGCAGGCCGAGCGGTCCGCTGCGCTGCCGAACGAGCGCCTGAAAAGGTGGCAATCTCGTTCGAAGACCGCTCCCTGACCTACCGCGAATTGGCGGATCGCATAAGCCGGGTCGCGGCCCTGTCAAGTGAAAAGTGGGCGCTTGGTGCCGGCGATCGAGTGGTCCTCCTTGCACCCAATTGCATTGAATACGCTGAACTCTTATTCGGTTTGACGGAAATGGGCGTGGTAGTCGCCACTTTGAATCCGTCTCTCACCTCAAGCGAACTTAAGAAGATAGTGGCTGATTGTGATCCCACTCTGGTCATCGCTCACAATGAATTACGAGACGTCGTGGACTCGGCGCTTCCTACGGAGACCTTTGGTGGAAACCAAACCGACCTCATTAAAGACATCCAACCAATAGACAATTATCCGGCGATCACCGAGGAACACCCGTTCGTGATCGGCTATACGTCCGGGACAACCGGCGACCCCAAAGGAGTCGTACTGTCCCACAGGAGTCGGACATGGACTTTGATGGCAATGGGGGTTGAGTGGGGTTGCTTTGGACCCAATGATGACTTTTTGCTGATGACACCACTTTTCCATGCCGCTGGTTTTGTCTTTTTGGCGGCACCTTTGATGTTTGGTGGAACAGTCACAATCACGAGATCCTTCGACGTCGACAGGGCCATCACACTATTGTCAACCGACCGGCATACAGGGGTGTTCCTGGTGCCGACGATGATTCATCGAATGCTGGATTCGTTAGCGGAATCCAATATCCCGTTCCCTGGAGAGACGCTGAAGACTGTGATCAGCAATGCCGCAGCACTCCCGCAAGCCACCAAGGAAAAAGTGGTAAATCAATGGGGCGAAGGCCTGTTGCACGAGACGTACGGAGCAACGGAGTATGGAATAGTCACCAACATTCGGCCCGAAGATCAACTGCTGAAGGAAGACAGCGTTGGCACGCCCTTTGCCAACATGGAAGCACAGATCCGGGACCAGGACGGCCATGTCATCAACGGCGAAGGTACGGGACTGCTCTATGCGCGCGGCCCATCAACCTTTAGCGGGTATTGGCGTAATCCTGCCGAAACCCGGAAAGCCGTCCAGGACGGTTGGGTCACGGTGGGCGATGTGGCCAGGCGCGACAAAGATGGATGCTACTATATCGTCGACCGCGCGAAAGACATGGTCGTTAGCGGCGGCGTAAACATCTACCCGCGGGAAATCGAGAAAGTCTTGATGGCCTTACCCGATGTGGTGGAGTGTGCTGTTATCGGCGTACCTGACAGTGAGTGGGGTGAGAGATTGCGGGCCTTTGTTGTTGCCGCTGACTCAGCCAGGCTGACTTCGTCCCAAATAATCGAACACTGTCGCAATCAACTCGCCAGCGCAAAGATTCCTCGTGACATATTGTTCACCGACGATCTTCCCAAGAACGCTTCCGGCAAGGTCCTGAAGAACAGGCTCAGAGAGAGGAAAAAACGTGAGCAATGA
- a CDS encoding ABC transporter permease → MELIFGIGMCLALALMVVFAPLLSAHEPDVNVLENRLQPLGTAGHWLGTDHIGRDIWSRLLAGLVWSSSAAVSATLISLTIGAILGLSAAGIDGWPRTTIRWFTDTVIAFPGLIVAVCVIAIIGQGWLPMVLTLGFLGWPVFARVTYAEALSLMQRSYVTNARLQGVGRWSILGGHLLPGILPTLLAMTAFNCADMLIAESALSFLGIGAPLGAPTWGNMLAEARQYLLREPWLVFAPGIAIVIVVVAANLLGDGLTQRFRQKGPAPLL, encoded by the coding sequence GTGGAACTCATATTCGGCATTGGCATGTGTCTCGCGTTGGCGTTGATGGTTGTGTTCGCGCCTTTGTTGTCCGCGCACGAACCGGACGTCAATGTGCTTGAGAATCGCCTGCAGCCCCTTGGTACTGCCGGACATTGGCTTGGAACCGATCACATCGGGCGTGATATCTGGTCGCGGTTGCTCGCCGGCCTCGTCTGGTCGAGCAGTGCGGCGGTCAGCGCAACACTTATTTCGCTCACGATTGGGGCAATTCTTGGTTTATCGGCCGCGGGAATCGACGGGTGGCCGCGCACAACGATTCGGTGGTTTACAGATACGGTTATTGCGTTTCCGGGACTCATCGTTGCGGTTTGTGTCATTGCGATAATTGGTCAAGGCTGGCTGCCAATGGTGCTGACGCTCGGTTTCCTGGGCTGGCCGGTCTTTGCTCGGGTGACCTATGCGGAGGCACTAAGCCTCATGCAGCGCAGCTACGTGACTAACGCGCGGTTGCAGGGGGTCGGTCGCTGGTCGATTCTTGGTGGGCATCTTCTGCCAGGTATCCTGCCCACGCTATTGGCGATGACCGCGTTCAATTGTGCGGACATGTTGATCGCCGAAAGCGCACTTTCGTTTCTTGGAATCGGTGCACCTCTCGGTGCGCCAACCTGGGGCAACATGCTGGCGGAGGCGCGCCAATACCTGCTGCGCGAACCCTGGTTGGTGTTTGCCCCGGGAATTGCGATTGTGATTGTGGTTGTCGCCGCCAATCTATTGGGAGACGGATTGACGCAGCGGTTCCGGCAAAAGGGCCCTGCGCCGCTTTTATGA
- a CDS encoding peptidase domain-containing ABC transporter, with the protein MSKSPRLRTFKPAFDVAIGQLRRLRHIPQHQQSECGLACLAMIADFHGLRIDLAAARARTGGAGRGHTLQALMETAEILGLSGRPLRLELEELRQLKVPCVLHWDLDHYVVLERVRKQRALILDPAADRRWWRLAQLDTHFTGVALELTPHADFRAADLRGALPLKSIARSFDRLARTLAGLTMIALAMQILSLAPPILSQILIDEVTTSQDSELLRSMLIAMALLAAIGIPLQLLQGWIGIWLSTSISLQTSRNLTRRLFSLPVRFFRERHVGDVVSRMQSLSPIIQFATGSVVTGIIDLLKVGLTGVVMLIYSPVLMMISLIGLALRTGLVWSVLPTQRRLSRDGLVAGARQSSAMLESLRGSETVKALAGESERLTVWQTHLVDKLNLDVRSARIGMYSGAGLSALGEAEQIAFLGVGVLALFNGQITLGALFAFMTLRGRFSGALGSLISLFQQAYMLRLHAERLGDIVEHEAEPEDGLPVRRLGGAFEARGLGFAYSSNEQFVLRGFSCRIEPGQLVVLTGPSGSGKSTLLKLFAGLETATEGRFLADGTDVKRLHRRDYRRQLGLVLQGDVLFRGSIAENISFFDPAPNTELIDEVARLAAVDEEIRQFPMGMASRIGDMGSNLSGGQVQRILLARALYRRPRAMILDEATSHLDPATEERVVRTLRDLGITVICAAHRPAILQYADQVIDLSATAPEGRPYNAPDDRAATARMVG; encoded by the coding sequence ATGTCGAAGAGCCCTCGCTTGCGGACCTTCAAACCGGCATTTGACGTCGCCATCGGCCAGCTCAGGCGGCTGCGGCACATTCCTCAGCACCAGCAATCCGAGTGCGGGCTGGCCTGTCTGGCGATGATTGCCGATTTTCATGGACTGCGTATCGACCTGGCCGCGGCCCGTGCCCGAACCGGAGGCGCAGGACGCGGGCACACGCTGCAGGCGCTGATGGAAACGGCCGAGATATTGGGCTTGAGCGGACGACCTCTCAGGCTGGAGCTGGAAGAGCTTCGGCAACTCAAGGTTCCCTGCGTCCTGCACTGGGACCTGGATCACTATGTCGTCCTGGAGAGAGTTCGCAAGCAGCGCGCCCTGATCCTGGATCCGGCGGCCGATCGCCGCTGGTGGCGTCTTGCACAATTGGACACGCACTTCACGGGCGTGGCGCTCGAACTGACGCCGCATGCCGATTTCAGGGCCGCGGACCTGCGGGGCGCACTGCCGCTCAAGTCCATAGCCCGGTCGTTCGACCGTCTCGCGCGCACATTGGCGGGCCTGACGATGATCGCGCTGGCGATGCAGATACTCAGTCTGGCGCCTCCCATACTTTCGCAAATCCTGATCGACGAGGTAACCACGTCCCAGGACTCCGAGTTGCTGCGCTCCATGCTTATCGCAATGGCCCTGCTGGCGGCAATAGGAATTCCGCTGCAGTTGCTTCAGGGCTGGATCGGAATCTGGCTGTCCACGTCGATCTCTCTGCAGACTTCCCGCAATCTCACGCGCCGGCTGTTCAGCCTGCCGGTGCGCTTCTTCCGGGAACGGCATGTCGGCGATGTGGTTTCACGCATGCAATCGCTGTCGCCGATCATCCAGTTCGCGACGGGCTCGGTGGTCACGGGCATTATCGATCTGCTCAAGGTCGGTCTTACCGGCGTGGTGATGCTGATCTACAGTCCCGTCCTGATGATGATCAGTCTTATCGGTCTGGCGCTTCGCACAGGGCTGGTGTGGAGCGTGCTTCCCACTCAAAGGCGTTTGTCGCGGGACGGGCTGGTGGCGGGAGCCAGGCAGAGTTCGGCGATGCTGGAATCGCTCCGCGGAAGCGAAACGGTAAAGGCGCTGGCCGGTGAGAGCGAACGTCTTACCGTCTGGCAAACGCACCTGGTGGACAAGCTGAACCTGGATGTGCGCAGCGCGCGCATAGGCATGTACTCCGGAGCCGGACTGAGCGCGCTTGGCGAAGCCGAACAGATCGCGTTTCTGGGCGTAGGAGTGCTGGCGCTGTTCAACGGTCAGATCACGCTTGGCGCGCTGTTTGCCTTCATGACCTTGCGTGGCCGGTTCAGCGGGGCGCTCGGCTCGCTCATCTCACTGTTCCAGCAGGCTTACATGCTTCGACTGCACGCCGAGCGGTTGGGGGACATCGTGGAGCATGAGGCCGAACCGGAGGACGGACTGCCGGTTCGCCGGCTTGGCGGCGCGTTCGAAGCGCGGGGCCTGGGATTCGCTTACAGCAGCAACGAGCAGTTCGTCCTGCGGGGATTTTCCTGCCGTATTGAACCGGGTCAACTGGTCGTGCTGACGGGACCATCGGGCAGCGGCAAGAGCACCCTGCTCAAGCTGTTCGCGGGCCTGGAAACGGCCACGGAAGGAAGGTTTCTGGCGGACGGAACGGACGTCAAACGCCTGCACCGACGCGACTATCGCCGGCAACTGGGCCTGGTGCTGCAGGGCGACGTTCTGTTTCGCGGCAGCATCGCCGAGAACATCAGTTTCTTCGACCCGGCGCCAAACACGGAACTGATCGACGAAGTGGCCCGTCTGGCGGCCGTGGACGAGGAAATTCGGCAGTTCCCGATGGGCATGGCCAGCCGGATCGGCGACATGGGTTCGAACCTGTCGGGCGGTCAGGTGCAGAGGATCCTGCTGGCCCGGGCCCTCTACCGGCGCCCGCGCGCGATGATCCTGGACGAAGCGACCAGCCATCTCGATCCCGCGACCGAGGAGCGGGTCGTACGTACGCTCCGGGATCTCGGAATCACGGTGATATGCGCCGCCCACCGCCCGGCCATCCTGCAATACGCCGACCAGGTGATCGACCTGTCCGCAACCGCTCCCGAGGGCCGGCCCTACAATGCGCCCGATGATCGCGCCGCAACTGCTCGCATGGTGGGATAA
- the trmB gene encoding tRNA (guanosine(46)-N7)-methyltransferase TrmB — protein sequence MDHLNSQTGQRAPPRSFVRRSGRITRAQKRALEELWPAYGLDESADPILLEQVFGRRAPTVLEIGFGNGETLVRSARESPDANFLGIEVHLPGLGRCMLLAEKAGIRNLRLIQGDAVEVLGQRMPPASLAMVCLYFPDPWPRKRHHKRRLVQPGFVWLIERVLEPRGVFHVATDWAPYAEHIEHVMSGNAAFERLSRPPSRYTTRFETRGSALGHEIWEAAYRVRRET from the coding sequence ATGGATCACTTGAATTCGCAGACCGGGCAACGGGCGCCGCCGCGCAGTTTCGTGCGCCGTTCGGGGCGGATTACCCGGGCGCAGAAGCGGGCGCTTGAGGAACTGTGGCCGGCCTACGGGCTGGATGAATCAGCGGACCCGATCTTGTTGGAGCAGGTGTTCGGCCGCCGGGCGCCGACGGTCCTGGAGATCGGTTTCGGCAACGGCGAGACGCTGGTTCGCTCGGCGCGGGAATCGCCGGATGCCAATTTCCTCGGCATCGAGGTCCATCTCCCGGGCCTCGGCCGCTGCATGCTGCTGGCGGAGAAGGCCGGGATACGGAACCTGCGCCTGATCCAGGGTGACGCCGTGGAAGTGCTCGGGCAACGGATGCCGCCCGCCTCGCTCGCGATGGTGTGCCTGTACTTTCCGGACCCCTGGCCGCGCAAGCGGCACCACAAGCGCCGGCTGGTGCAGCCCGGATTCGTCTGGTTGATCGAGCGCGTTCTCGAGCCGCGGGGCGTTTTCCACGTGGCGACCGACTGGGCGCCGTACGCCGAGCATATCGAGCACGTGATGAGCGGCAACGCCGCCTTCGAGCGCTTGAGTCGCCCGCCGTCGCGCTACACCACGCGCTTCGAGACGCGCGGCAGCGCCCTTGGCCATGAAATCTGGGAAGCCGCCTACCGCGTGCGGCGCGAGACTTAG
- the mutY gene encoding A/G-specific adenine glycosylase, protein MRPMIAPQLLAWWDKHGRKHLPWQKNRTPYRIWVSEIMLQQTRVETVMPYFERFMASFPDVQSLAAAQDDDVLAIWAGLGYYTRAHNMLKAARIVVGQHGGELPHDFDSLVALPGIGRSTAGAILALAHGQRRAILDGNARRVLARVHAVEGWPGKASISRKLWGLAEANTPSERVRDYTQAIMDLGATVCLRHSPRCDACPLAESCRARRHGLTGEIPASKPRANRPLKRRSMLVAQRPDGAVLLRRRPPTGIWAGLWSLPTLDDGESAGDWCGRVLGCSPKSHAELAPIRHGFSHFELEIRPIHLPVNTSSSEIQDGVQWRWHDGVQELGMPAPIRRLVESLGVGAARSR, encoded by the coding sequence ATGCGCCCGATGATCGCGCCGCAACTGCTCGCATGGTGGGATAAGCACGGAAGAAAACACCTTCCCTGGCAGAAGAACCGTACGCCTTACCGCATCTGGGTGTCGGAAATCATGCTTCAGCAGACCCGCGTCGAAACCGTGATGCCGTACTTCGAGCGGTTCATGGCTTCCTTCCCGGACGTGCAATCTCTGGCCGCGGCACAGGATGACGATGTATTGGCGATCTGGGCGGGATTGGGCTACTACACACGCGCGCACAACATGCTGAAGGCTGCCAGGATCGTGGTTGGGCAACACGGTGGCGAACTGCCCCATGATTTCGACTCGCTCGTGGCGCTGCCCGGCATAGGTCGCTCCACGGCCGGCGCCATTCTTGCGCTGGCGCACGGGCAGCGCAGGGCCATCCTGGACGGCAACGCGCGGCGCGTTCTGGCGCGTGTGCATGCCGTCGAGGGCTGGCCAGGCAAAGCCTCGATAAGCAGGAAGTTATGGGGCCTGGCCGAGGCCAATACGCCGTCGGAAAGGGTGCGCGACTACACGCAGGCGATCATGGACCTGGGCGCCACGGTATGCCTGCGGCACAGCCCCCGCTGCGACGCGTGTCCTCTTGCCGAATCCTGCCGCGCAAGGCGGCACGGACTGACCGGCGAAATCCCGGCCTCGAAACCCAGGGCGAACCGCCCGCTCAAACGCAGGTCCATGCTCGTGGCGCAACGCCCGGACGGCGCCGTGCTGCTGCGCCGGCGCCCTCCCACAGGCATCTGGGCAGGTTTGTGGAGCCTGCCCACTCTTGACGACGGGGAAAGCGCCGGGGACTGGTGCGGCAGAGTCCTCGGCTGTTCCCCGAAAAGCCATGCCGAACTTGCGCCGATCCGGCACGGCTTCAGCCACTTCGAGCTGGAGATCCGGCCGATCCATCTGCCCGTGAACACGTCCTCCAGCGAAATTCAGGACGGCGTTCAATGGCGGTGGCACGACGGCGTGCAGGAGCTTGGCATGCCGGCGCCCATTCGCCGCCTGGTGGAGTCGCTGGGAGTTGGCGCGGCCCGTTCGCGTTGA
- a CDS encoding nuclear transport factor 2 family protein: MSNETFRTTRQKAVALDFLEAFWRADLDEAYAHLTSDAKFYVAPSGADVREQDARSMLEFLVDKLFSRFHENHPLKCEITSMIQEHDVVATEYVARAKTFRLEPYENYYSAHLVIEDHLVRSISTYGDTLYMKGLLSMQRG, encoded by the coding sequence GTGAGCAATGAGACGTTCCGCACAACCAGACAAAAAGCAGTGGCACTGGATTTTCTGGAAGCGTTCTGGCGGGCTGATCTGGATGAAGCCTACGCACATCTGACTTCGGACGCCAAGTTTTACGTCGCGCCCTCTGGCGCTGACGTTCGCGAGCAAGATGCGCGATCCATGCTGGAATTCCTTGTAGACAAACTCTTCAGTCGGTTTCATGAGAATCACCCGCTGAAGTGCGAAATCACTTCGATGATACAGGAGCATGATGTGGTTGCAACGGAGTATGTTGCGCGAGCAAAAACGTTCCGCTTAGAACCCTACGAGAATTATTACTCGGCTCATTTGGTAATTGAGGACCATCTGGTCAGGTCGATCAGCACCTACGGGGACACGTTGTATATGAAGGGTTTGTTGTCCATGCAACGCGGCTAA
- a CDS encoding oxidative damage protection protein → MTRTVQCVLLGTEAEGLPRPPYPGALGQRIFENVSQQAWRQWLSHQTMLINEYRLTPIEPAARKFLEEQMEAFFFGGGSSKPEGYRPPSD, encoded by the coding sequence ATGACCCGAACCGTACAGTGCGTGCTGCTTGGCACGGAGGCCGAAGGATTGCCGCGTCCGCCCTACCCGGGAGCGCTGGGCCAGCGCATCTTCGAAAACGTCTCGCAACAGGCCTGGCGGCAGTGGCTCTCGCACCAGACTATGCTGATCAACGAGTATCGCCTCACCCCGATCGAGCCCGCCGCGCGCAAGTTCCTTGAGGAGCAGATGGAAGCCTTCTTCTTCGGCGGCGGTTCCAGCAAACCGGAAGGGTATCGGCCACCATCGGACTAA
- a CDS encoding HlyD family efflux transporter periplasmic adaptor subunit, producing MGNLPSGRSREDPGLFRDNALSNRRHRFLGKVLLAGPASTPVAVLVACACLAALIALAFVIQVPSRLHAPGVILPVGGLTTISAEQSGVIEDVLVEPGDMVASGSTLMTLVVDRTLADGIGSYRTRSLSAAHQRQLLLQRRDRERNAFDARMSSMRLEQAALESAAELLEARVQNAARQVELADADYGRLKALASKGHAARRDVEPAELRWLQAAALLDQLRSRQIETKASAGRISQEMVAERQSFQALDLNLEIESERLAERAVELEGLSRRAVTAPMRGKLADVLGSAGKPVSVGDALVTMHPPGAEMEARLYLSSAAGGRAELGQETVLKLPAFPSRQFGVLRGTVTDMTSGPLQANAIRLVPNLLAPAYEARVMLERQHMQARDRRWPLRPGLSVEATIIETRRTLIRWLLDPLVRGAGDTSMNVEEPSLADLQTGI from the coding sequence GTGGGCAATCTTCCTTCCGGGCGCTCGCGGGAAGACCCCGGTCTGTTCCGCGACAACGCCCTGTCCAATCGGCGGCATCGCTTCCTCGGGAAGGTGCTGCTGGCCGGGCCGGCCTCTACACCTGTTGCGGTTCTGGTCGCTTGCGCTTGCCTTGCGGCCCTGATCGCGCTGGCCTTCGTGATACAGGTACCGAGCCGGCTGCATGCGCCCGGCGTAATCCTGCCCGTGGGTGGTCTCACCACAATATCCGCCGAGCAAAGCGGCGTGATCGAGGATGTGCTGGTCGAGCCGGGTGACATGGTGGCGTCCGGCAGCACGCTGATGACGCTGGTCGTGGACCGCACGCTTGCCGACGGAATCGGCAGCTATCGAACCCGGTCCTTGTCGGCGGCGCACCAAAGACAATTGCTGCTGCAGCGCAGGGACAGGGAACGAAACGCCTTCGACGCAAGAATGAGTTCCATGCGCCTTGAGCAGGCTGCGCTTGAATCCGCAGCGGAACTGCTCGAGGCACGGGTGCAAAACGCGGCCCGTCAGGTTGAGCTGGCGGACGCCGACTACGGGCGGCTCAAGGCGCTGGCGTCTAAGGGACACGCTGCAAGGCGCGACGTGGAACCCGCGGAACTGCGGTGGCTGCAGGCGGCGGCGCTGCTGGACCAACTCCGTTCCCGGCAGATTGAAACCAAGGCCTCCGCAGGCCGCATCTCCCAGGAAATGGTTGCTGAACGCCAGTCCTTCCAGGCGCTGGATTTGAACCTGGAAATCGAATCGGAACGTCTGGCGGAACGCGCCGTGGAACTGGAAGGGCTGTCGCGCCGGGCAGTCACCGCGCCCATGCGGGGGAAACTGGCCGACGTTCTGGGCAGCGCCGGCAAGCCGGTCAGCGTGGGCGATGCGCTGGTCACGATGCATCCGCCAGGCGCGGAGATGGAAGCCCGGCTTTACCTGTCGTCAGCGGCGGGCGGCCGAGCCGAACTCGGACAGGAAACCGTGCTGAAACTCCCGGCCTTTCCGTCGCGGCAGTTCGGCGTATTGCGGGGCACCGTGACCGATATGACGTCCGGCCCTCTTCAGGCGAACGCCATTCGCCTGGTACCAAATCTGCTCGCTCCCGCCTATGAGGCACGCGTGATGCTTGAGCGACAGCACATGCAGGCAAGGGACCGCCGCTGGCCGCTGCGCCCCGGGCTCAGCGTGGAGGCCACCATCATTGAAACCCGTCGCACACTCATCCGCTGGCTCCTGGATCCGCTTGTTCGCGGCGCCGGCGACACCTCGATGAATGTCGAAGAGCCCTCGCTTGCGGACCTTCAAACCGGCATTTGA